The following are from one region of the Eubacterium sp. MSJ-33 genome:
- a CDS encoding sodium:solute symporter family protein produces MAIKIIMLVIFFGVMIGVGVYCRKHATDVNGFVLGGRNVGPWLTAFAYGTSYFSAVIFIGYAGQFGWKFGLASTWIGLGNAFIGSLLAWNVLGRRTRTMSQHLESKTMPEFFGVRFDSKMLKIFASLIVFVFLIPYTASLYNGLSRLFGMAFHLDYTVCIVVMAVLTGIYVIAGGYMATAINDFIQGCIMIIGIIAVIASVLKSNGGFVQAIDALARVEDAQVTSTPGAFASFFGPDPFGLLCVVILTSLGTWGLPQMVQKFYAIKDEKAIGKGTLISTIFAIIVAGGCYFLGGFGRLYDIDIATQGYDAIIPAMIEKLSPFLIAVVVILVLSASMSTLSSLVLASSSTLTLDMIRGTIVKEMTEKKQVFIMRIFIVVFIAISAVIAVVQYKNGVTFIAQLMGISWGALAGAFLAPFIYSLYWKGVTKAAVLVNFLFGSGTMVANMLARESFPIVLQSPINCGAFAMLAGLIIVPVVSLITPKLSDEKKMAVFSCYEK; encoded by the coding sequence ATGGCGATTAAAATTATTATGTTAGTAATATTTTTTGGAGTGATGATCGGTGTCGGCGTCTACTGCCGGAAGCATGCTACCGATGTCAATGGATTTGTATTAGGTGGAAGAAATGTTGGACCATGGCTGACTGCATTTGCATATGGAACGTCATATTTTTCTGCAGTTATCTTTATCGGATATGCCGGACAGTTCGGATGGAAGTTCGGTCTTGCTTCTACATGGATTGGTCTTGGAAATGCGTTTATCGGTTCTCTGCTCGCATGGAATGTACTTGGCAGAAGGACGAGAACGATGAGCCAGCATTTAGAGAGTAAGACGATGCCGGAATTCTTCGGGGTCCGGTTTGATTCGAAGATGCTTAAGATCTTTGCATCTCTTATAGTGTTTGTTTTTTTGATTCCGTACACGGCATCGCTTTATAACGGACTTTCTCGATTGTTCGGGATGGCATTTCATCTGGATTATACGGTCTGCATCGTTGTGATGGCAGTGCTTACCGGTATCTATGTAATCGCAGGAGGTTACATGGCGACCGCAATTAATGATTTTATTCAAGGCTGTATTATGATTATCGGAATCATAGCAGTTATAGCATCTGTATTAAAATCAAATGGTGGATTTGTGCAGGCAATCGATGCATTGGCACGTGTAGAGGATGCACAAGTGACATCCACACCGGGCGCATTTGCATCGTTCTTCGGACCGGATCCTTTTGGACTCTTGTGTGTCGTTATCCTGACATCGCTTGGTACATGGGGACTTCCACAGATGGTACAAAAGTTCTACGCAATCAAAGATGAGAAAGCAATTGGAAAGGGAACTCTGATTTCTACGATCTTTGCAATCATTGTTGCCGGTGGCTGTTATTTCCTTGGTGGTTTCGGCAGACTGTATGATATCGACATCGCGACGCAAGGCTATGATGCGATTATCCCGGCGATGATTGAGAAGCTGTCCCCGTTTTTGATCGCGGTTGTTGTAATCCTGGTACTTTCTGCGTCAATGTCCACATTGTCGTCATTGGTGCTCGCATCTTCTTCGACACTGACACTGGATATGATCCGTGGCACAATTGTGAAAGAGATGACAGAGAAGAAACAGGTATTTATCATGCGGATATTCATTGTTGTGTTTATCGCAATTTCTGCAGTGATTGCGGTCGTACAGTATAAGAACGGCGTCACATTTATCGCACAGCTTATGGGGATTTCATGGGGTGCACTTGCAGGGGCATTCCTTGCACCGTTTATCTACAGTCTGTACTGGAAGGGTGTGACGAAAGCGGCCGTGCTTGTGAATTTCTTGTTTGGCAGTGGCACCATGGTAGCGAATATGCTTGCAAGAGAATCGTTCCCAATCGTATTGCAGTCACCGATCAACTGTGGTGCATTTGCAATGCTTGCCGGACTTATTATTGTACCGGTCGTGAGTCTCATCACACCAAAGCTTTCCGATGAGAAGAAAATGGCAGTTTTTTCCTGCTATGAAAAATAA
- the ppdK gene encoding pyruvate, phosphate dikinase translates to MANKWVYMFSEGDMTMRNLLGGKGANLAEMTTIGLPVPQGFTITTEACTQYYEDGRKINDEIMAQAMEGVKKMEEINGKKFGDLKNPLLVSVRSGARASMPGMMDTILNLGLNDEVVAAMIAGNPDPAFERFVYDSYRRFIQMFSDVVMEVGKKYFEQLIDKMKEEKGVKFDVELTAADLKTLAEQFKAEYKNQLGTDFPSDPVEQLKLAIEAVFRSWDNPRANVYRRDNDIPYSWGTAVNVMPMVFGNLNNESGTGVAFTRDPATGEKKLMGEFLINAQGEDVVAGVRTPMPIAQMEQEFPEAYAEFIQVCETLENHYHDMQDMEFTVENKKLYMLQCRNGKRTAQAALQIACDLVDEGHKTEEEAVAMIDPRNLDTLLHPQFDAAALKAATPMGKGLGASPGAACGKVVFTADDAEAWAARGEKVVLVRLETSPEDITGMKSAQGILTVRGGMTSHAAVVARGMGTCCVSGCGDIIMDEENKQFTLAGKTFKEGDFISIDGTTGNIYDGVIKTVDASIAGTFGRVMAWADKYRTLKVRTNADTPADAKKARELGAEGIGLCRTEHMFFDPERIAAFREMICSDTVEEREEALDKILPYQQNDFKALYEALEGNPVTIRFLDPPLHEFVPTEDADIEKLAKAKNKTVDEIKALCNSLHEFNPMMGHRGCRLAVTYPEIAKMQTKAVIRAAIEVQKAHPDWNVEPEIMIPLVCEVKELKYVKKTVVETADAEIAAAGVDLKYEVGTMIEIPRAALTADDIAKEADFFCFGTNDLTQMTFGFSRDDAGKFLNAYYDAKIFENDPFAKLDQTGVGKLMDMAVKLGKPVNPKLHIGICGEHGGDPSSVEFCHKIGLDYVSCSPFRVPIARLAAAQAAIANK, encoded by the coding sequence ATGGCAAACAAGTGGGTTTATATGTTTAGCGAAGGCGACATGACCATGCGTAATCTTCTTGGTGGTAAGGGTGCCAACCTTGCAGAGATGACAACAATTGGTCTTCCGGTACCACAGGGATTCACAATTACAACAGAAGCTTGTACACAGTACTATGAGGATGGTCGTAAGATTAATGATGAGATCATGGCTCAGGCTATGGAAGGTGTTAAGAAGATGGAGGAGATCAACGGCAAGAAGTTTGGCGATCTCAAGAATCCATTGCTTGTTTCTGTACGTTCAGGTGCCAGAGCTTCTATGCCTGGTATGATGGATACAATCCTGAACCTCGGTTTGAACGACGAGGTAGTTGCAGCTATGATCGCTGGTAACCCAGATCCAGCATTCGAGCGTTTCGTATATGATTCTTACAGACGTTTCATCCAGATGTTCTCAGACGTTGTTATGGAAGTTGGTAAGAAGTACTTCGAGCAGCTGATCGACAAGATGAAGGAAGAGAAGGGTGTTAAGTTCGACGTTGAGCTTACAGCAGCAGATCTTAAGACTCTTGCAGAGCAGTTCAAGGCTGAGTACAAGAATCAGCTTGGTACAGACTTCCCTTCAGATCCTGTAGAGCAGTTGAAGCTTGCTATCGAGGCAGTATTTAGATCATGGGATAACCCTCGTGCAAACGTATACAGAAGAGATAACGATATCCCTTATTCATGGGGTACAGCCGTTAACGTAATGCCTATGGTATTCGGTAACCTGAACAACGAGTCTGGTACAGGTGTTGCATTTACTCGTGACCCTGCAACAGGTGAGAAGAAGCTTATGGGTGAGTTCCTTATCAACGCACAGGGCGAGGACGTAGTTGCCGGTGTTCGTACACCAATGCCAATCGCTCAGATGGAGCAGGAATTCCCAGAAGCATATGCAGAGTTCATTCAGGTATGTGAGACACTTGAGAATCACTACCATGATATGCAGGATATGGAGTTCACAGTTGAGAACAAGAAGCTTTACATGCTTCAGTGTAGAAATGGTAAGAGAACAGCTCAGGCAGCTCTTCAGATCGCTTGTGACCTTGTAGATGAGGGACATAAGACAGAGGAAGAAGCAGTTGCTATGATCGATCCTCGTAACCTTGATACACTTCTTCACCCACAGTTCGATGCAGCAGCTCTTAAGGCAGCTACACCTATGGGTAAGGGTCTTGGTGCTTCTCCTGGTGCTGCATGTGGTAAGGTTGTATTTACAGCTGACGATGCAGAGGCATGGGCAGCAAGAGGCGAGAAGGTAGTTCTTGTTCGTCTTGAGACATCTCCAGAAGATATCACAGGTATGAAGTCTGCTCAGGGTATCCTGACAGTTCGTGGTGGTATGACATCTCACGCAGCCGTAGTTGCTCGTGGTATGGGTACATGTTGTGTATCTGGTTGTGGCGACATCATCATGGATGAGGAAAACAAGCAGTTCACACTTGCAGGTAAGACATTTAAGGAAGGTGACTTCATTTCAATCGATGGTACAACAGGTAACATCTATGATGGAGTTATCAAGACAGTTGATGCTTCTATCGCTGGTACATTCGGTAGAGTTATGGCATGGGCTGATAAGTATAGAACATTGAAGGTTAGAACAAATGCTGATACACCAGCAGATGCTAAGAAGGCTCGTGAGCTTGGTGCAGAAGGTATCGGTCTTTGCCGTACAGAGCATATGTTCTTTGATCCAGAGAGAATCGCAGCATTCCGTGAGATGATCTGCTCTGATACAGTAGAAGAGAGAGAAGAAGCTTTGGACAAGATCCTTCCATATCAGCAGAATGACTTCAAGGCACTCTATGAGGCGCTTGAAGGAAATCCTGTTACAATCAGATTCCTGGATCCACCTCTTCATGAGTTCGTTCCTACAGAGGATGCTGATATCGAGAAGCTTGCTAAGGCTAAGAATAAGACAGTTGATGAGATCAAGGCTCTTTGCAACTCACTTCATGAGTTCAACCCTATGATGGGTCACAGAGGATGCCGTCTTGCTGTTACTTATCCAGAAATCGCTAAGATGCAGACAAAGGCAGTTATCCGTGCAGCTATCGAAGTTCAGAAGGCACATCCGGATTGGAATGTTGAGCCAGAGATCATGATCCCACTTGTATGTGAGGTTAAGGAGCTTAAGTATGTTAAGAAGACAGTTGTTGAGACTGCTGATGCTGAGATCGCTGCTGCAGGCGTAGATCTGAAGTACGAAGTTGGTACAATGATCGAGATCCCTAGAGCTGCTCTTACAGCAGATGACATCGCTAAGGAAGCTGACTTCTTCTGCTTCGGTACAAACGATCTGACTCAGATGACATTCGGTTTCTCAAGAGATGATGCTGGTAAGTTCCTCAATGCTTACTATGATGCTAAGATCTTCGAGAACGATCCATTTGCTAAGCTTGACCAGACAGGTGTTGGTAAGCTCATGGATATGGCAGTTAAGCTTGGTAAGCCAGTAAATCCAAAGCTTCATATCGGTATCTGTGGTGAGCACGGTGGAGATCCTTCATCCGTTGAGTTCTGCCACAAGATTGGTCTTGATTATGTATCATGTTCACCATTCCGTGTACCTATCGCTAGACTTGCTGCTGCTCAGGCTGCAATCGCTAATAAGTAA
- the recO gene encoding DNA repair protein RecO, which produces MREEIQVTGIILYATLVKEYDKRLVILTKERGKITVFANGARKAVSQLRAASQSFVMGTFTVFPGRDSYTLVKAEVREYFSGLPLDMEKMCYASYVCEFMSYYTREGSYCVNELNLLYVTLKALEQGTVDNQLIRYAFEVRLMDIEGQGIHAYTCVRCNKKELKYFNAKAGGLLCDACGKELKLTRTVSETLIYTLQYIQSADLTKLYAFQLSEEAMAELKYVADRFREAYVDREFKSLEILSSL; this is translated from the coding sequence ATGCGTGAGGAAATACAGGTAACGGGTATAATTTTATATGCAACACTTGTGAAAGAGTACGATAAACGTCTTGTGATCTTGACTAAGGAGCGAGGGAAAATCACAGTGTTTGCAAATGGTGCCAGAAAGGCGGTAAGTCAGCTCCGAGCGGCAAGCCAGAGCTTTGTGATGGGTACCTTTACCGTATTTCCGGGAAGAGATTCCTATACATTAGTCAAAGCGGAGGTCCGGGAATATTTTTCCGGACTTCCCTTGGATATGGAGAAGATGTGTTATGCATCGTATGTATGTGAGTTTATGTCCTATTATACAAGAGAGGGCAGTTACTGTGTGAACGAGCTGAATCTACTTTATGTAACCCTTAAAGCACTTGAACAGGGAACCGTGGACAATCAGCTGATCCGCTATGCGTTTGAGGTGCGGCTGATGGACATCGAAGGGCAGGGCATCCATGCATATACGTGTGTACGCTGTAATAAGAAAGAACTGAAATATTTCAATGCGAAGGCGGGAGGACTTCTGTGTGATGCCTGCGGAAAAGAGCTGAAGCTTACACGGACAGTATCAGAAACACTTATTTACACCTTGCAATATATTCAGTCGGCAGATCTCACGAAGCTGTATGCGTTTCAGTTAAGTGAAGAGGCGATGGCAGAATTAAAGTACGTGGCAGACCGTTTCCGGGAAGCGTATGTTGACCGGGAATTCAAATCACTGGAAATACTATCATCCCTGTAA
- a CDS encoding extracellular solute-binding protein, whose protein sequence is MRNKMLKCVTAVAAAAMMTFLAMVPGTKITHAQENDDVIKLRVCNWEEYIDLGDWDEEERMELENGAEIFGENSMVDDFTEWYYETYGKRVEVEYSCFGTNEDLYNQLTLGDVYDLVCPSDYMIMKLMAEKKLVPFSDGFYDMDNPDNYYVRGVSDYIRDTFDENEIGGEPWSEYAAGYMWGVTGVLYNPEKMTEEEASTWDVFLNDKFKRQVTIKDNVRDSYFAALGSYRKEELMDESLRNAPDYQERLMQIMNDVDSDTIENVEDILQDMQGNVYSFETDSGKADMISGKVVANYQWSGDAVYAMDQAEEDDFYLDFAVPKESTNLWFDGWVMLKSGIGQDAEKQQAAEAFVNFVSRPDNAVRNMYYIGYTSVISGGDDDTVYDYLKWNYEAEDDEEDTVKYPVGFFFCGDDTNEDYIMTVPEEQTRRQLFAQYPTQDVLHRSAVMQYFDDTANKEINQMWINVRCYNIADVPVRIWIFVGAVIVFVIYVTIRIWMSHYREKK, encoded by the coding sequence ATGAGAAATAAGATGTTAAAATGTGTGACGGCCGTTGCGGCGGCAGCCATGATGACATTTCTGGCGATGGTGCCGGGAACAAAGATCACACACGCACAGGAAAATGACGACGTGATCAAGCTGCGTGTCTGCAACTGGGAGGAATATATCGATCTTGGTGACTGGGACGAGGAAGAACGCATGGAGCTTGAAAATGGTGCGGAAATCTTCGGTGAGAATTCAATGGTCGATGATTTTACCGAGTGGTATTACGAGACGTACGGCAAGCGCGTGGAGGTTGAGTATTCGTGCTTCGGAACGAACGAGGATCTGTATAACCAGCTGACGCTAGGGGATGTGTATGACCTTGTCTGTCCGTCTGATTATATGATCATGAAGCTGATGGCTGAAAAAAAGCTGGTGCCATTTTCGGATGGATTTTATGATATGGATAATCCGGATAATTACTATGTTCGCGGGGTATCCGATTATATCAGGGACACATTTGATGAAAATGAGATCGGCGGTGAGCCGTGGAGTGAATATGCGGCAGGCTATATGTGGGGCGTAACGGGTGTCCTTTATAATCCGGAGAAGATGACAGAGGAGGAAGCGTCTACATGGGATGTGTTTCTGAATGACAAGTTCAAGCGTCAGGTTACGATCAAGGATAATGTCCGGGATTCTTATTTTGCGGCACTTGGTTCTTACAGAAAAGAAGAACTGATGGATGAATCGCTTCGCAATGCACCGGATTATCAGGAACGATTGATGCAGATTATGAATGATGTGGATTCCGATACGATTGAGAATGTAGAGGACATCCTCCAGGATATGCAGGGCAATGTTTATTCGTTTGAGACAGACAGCGGTAAAGCCGATATGATCAGCGGAAAGGTTGTTGCGAACTACCAGTGGTCAGGCGATGCTGTCTATGCGATGGATCAGGCAGAAGAGGATGATTTCTATCTGGATTTTGCGGTTCCGAAGGAGTCAACGAACCTGTGGTTTGACGGCTGGGTTATGCTGAAAAGCGGAATCGGACAGGATGCGGAAAAACAGCAGGCCGCTGAGGCATTTGTAAACTTTGTGTCTCGTCCGGACAATGCGGTGCGTAACATGTACTACATTGGTTATACATCCGTGATCAGCGGTGGCGATGACGATACGGTTTATGATTATCTGAAATGGAATTATGAGGCGGAGGATGACGAGGAAGATACGGTCAAGTATCCGGTCGGATTTTTCTTCTGTGGTGACGATACTAATGAAGATTACATTATGACTGTGCCGGAAGAACAGACGCGAAGACAGTTGTTTGCACAGTATCCAACGCAGGATGTACTGCACCGGAGTGCAGTCATGCAGTATTTTGATGATACAGCGAACAAGGAGATCAATCAGATGTGGATCAATGTCCGCTGTTATAATATTGCAGATGTACCGGTTCGGATATGGATTTTCGTTGGTGCGGTCATAGTATTTGTGATTTATGTTACCATACGTATCTGGATGAGTCATTACCGGGAAAAGAAATAG
- a CDS encoding glycine--tRNA ligase, with protein MEKTLDKIVALAKNRGFVYPGSEIYGGLANTWDYGNLGVELKNNVKKAWWKKFIQENPYNVGVDCAILMNPQTWVASGHLGGFADPLMDCKECHERFRADKLIEDYMADNGIEIEGSIDGWTNEQMEQYVEDNHICCPSCGKHNFTGIRQFNLMFKTFQGVTEDAKNTVYLRPETAQGIFVNFKNVQRTSRKKIPFGIGQIGKSFRNEITPGNFTFRTREFEQMELEFFCEPGTDMEWFRYWREFCINWLKDLGIKDDEMRARDHSPEELCFYSKGTTDIEFLFPFGWGELWGIADRTDYDLKQHQNTSGEPMEYFDDEKKEKYIPYVVEPSLGADRVTLAFLCAAYDEENIGTEEKPDMRTVLHFHPALAPVKIGVLPLSKKLNEGAERIYAELAKTYNCEFDDRGNIGKRYRRQDEIGTPFCVTYDFESETDGAVTVRDRDTMEQERVKIEDLKAYFEKKFEY; from the coding sequence ATGGAAAAGACTTTAGACAAAATCGTAGCACTTGCAAAGAACAGAGGATTTGTGTATCCGGGCTCCGAAATCTATGGCGGACTTGCCAATACATGGGATTACGGAAACCTTGGAGTTGAACTCAAAAACAATGTGAAGAAAGCATGGTGGAAGAAGTTCATTCAGGAGAATCCTTATAATGTAGGTGTGGATTGTGCCATTCTTATGAATCCACAGACATGGGTGGCATCCGGTCACTTAGGTGGATTTGCAGATCCTCTGATGGACTGTAAAGAGTGTCACGAGCGTTTTCGTGCAGATAAATTGATTGAAGATTATATGGCTGACAACGGAATTGAGATTGAGGGTTCCATTGATGGCTGGACAAATGAGCAGATGGAGCAGTATGTAGAAGACAATCATATCTGTTGTCCAAGCTGTGGTAAGCATAACTTTACCGGTATCCGTCAGTTCAACCTGATGTTTAAGACATTCCAGGGTGTAACCGAGGATGCGAAGAATACAGTTTACTTAAGACCAGAGACCGCACAGGGTATCTTCGTTAACTTCAAGAATGTACAGCGTACATCCCGTAAGAAGATTCCGTTTGGTATTGGTCAGATCGGTAAGTCCTTCCGTAACGAGATCACACCGGGTAACTTCACATTCCGTACAAGAGAGTTTGAGCAGATGGAACTGGAGTTCTTCTGTGAGCCTGGTACAGATATGGAATGGTTCCGTTACTGGAGAGAATTCTGTATCAACTGGCTGAAAGATCTTGGTATCAAGGATGATGAGATGCGTGCACGTGATCATTCTCCGGAAGAGCTTTGCTTCTACAGTAAGGGTACAACGGATATTGAGTTCCTGTTCCCATTTGGTTGGGGCGAGCTGTGGGGAATCGCAGACCGTACCGATTACGATCTGAAACAGCATCAGAATACATCCGGTGAGCCAATGGAATACTTCGATGATGAGAAGAAGGAAAAGTATATTCCATATGTTGTTGAGCCATCATTAGGTGCAGACCGTGTGACGCTTGCATTCCTCTGCGCCGCTTATGACGAGGAGAACATCGGAACCGAGGAGAAGCCGGATATGAGAACGGTACTTCATTTCCATCCGGCATTAGCACCGGTTAAGATTGGTGTGCTTCCGCTTTCTAAGAAGTTGAATGAAGGTGCAGAGAGGATCTATGCAGAGCTTGCAAAGACATACAACTGTGAGTTCGATGACAGAGGAAATATCGGTAAGCGTTACAGAAGACAGGATGAGATTGGTACTCCGTTCTGTGTGACTTACGATTTTGAGTCTGAGACAGACGGCGCTGTAACTGTCCGTGATCGTGATACGATGGAGCAGGAGCGTGTGAAGATCGAAGATCTGAAGGCTTACTTCGAGAAGAAATTTGAATACTAA